The following proteins are co-located in the Flammeovirga kamogawensis genome:
- a CDS encoding glycosyl hydrolase family 95 catalytic domain-containing protein, giving the protein MKHLKLLLILLNIVNSTNVFAQSEGWIIEANSRENYHSLSMANGMIGIVPSDQPLKINEVILNGVWDIYGRGGVSNIVQGINFANMDIGIEGKGQTKWVSSDKEITNWKQTLNMREATFTTAFNFDKSIEVEQEIIALRHLAYTGLVRIKVKALKNASLIFRNDLIVPEINNPGKHRYNQVGKENEISLLSTSATSPTGKYEIATTTSFVFDKNEEYPVIKNEEVNERHNRAFFKKELKKGETYEFIVVGSICNTALSVDAINEAERKAIYAHLEGYERLIKRHKDAWANLWEGDVIIDGDQKAQLDVRLQLFNLYSSVRKGTRLSISPVGLSGNGYNGHVFWDTELWMFPTFLVFQPELAKNILDYRLDRLDQAKKNALANGYEGAMFPWESALTGEEDTPTWALSGPFEQHITSCIGLAFWKYYQVTQDKEWLKESGYELLQNVADFWVSRVEKDKNGVCHINNVVCADEYAENVNDNAFTNASAIKVLRSAIKAAVIIGKTPNPEWEKVANNIPVIVENGITMEYDGYDGRVIKQADVNLLSFPLQYYTDKKQIKRNLEYYEPKIDYHAPAMSHSILSVVASRIGETERAYELFQQGYVNNQKPPFNVFTEQPDNNLAFFVTGAGGMMQAVMFGFGGLEISDTGIIQLKSTLPANWKSITFKGVGVDNKSYSVTNNSQ; this is encoded by the coding sequence ATGAAACATCTTAAATTACTTTTAATACTATTAAATATAGTAAATAGCACAAATGTATTTGCTCAATCAGAAGGCTGGATCATAGAAGCAAATTCTAGAGAGAACTATCATTCTTTATCTATGGCTAATGGTATGATTGGAATAGTACCCTCTGACCAACCTTTAAAAATTAATGAAGTTATACTTAATGGTGTTTGGGACATTTATGGTCGAGGTGGAGTTTCTAATATTGTACAAGGTATCAACTTTGCCAATATGGATATTGGTATTGAAGGGAAGGGGCAAACAAAATGGGTGTCATCTGACAAAGAAATAACAAATTGGAAACAAACGCTAAACATGAGAGAAGCGACGTTTACAACAGCATTTAACTTTGATAAATCTATAGAAGTTGAACAAGAAATTATTGCATTAAGACACCTTGCATATACAGGGTTAGTAAGAATAAAAGTAAAAGCATTAAAGAATGCATCTTTAATTTTTAGAAATGATTTAATTGTTCCTGAAATTAATAACCCTGGAAAACATAGATACAATCAAGTTGGTAAAGAAAATGAAATTTCATTATTATCTACATCAGCAACTTCTCCAACAGGTAAATATGAAATAGCTACAACAACTTCATTTGTTTTTGACAAAAATGAGGAATATCCTGTAATAAAAAATGAAGAGGTTAATGAAAGACATAATCGAGCTTTTTTTAAGAAAGAATTAAAAAAAGGAGAAACATATGAGTTTATAGTTGTTGGTTCTATCTGTAATACGGCTTTATCTGTAGACGCAATTAACGAAGCTGAAAGAAAAGCAATATATGCTCATTTAGAAGGATATGAAAGACTTATCAAAAGGCATAAAGATGCTTGGGCCAACCTTTGGGAAGGTGATGTGATTATAGATGGAGATCAAAAAGCTCAGTTAGATGTGAGACTTCAATTATTTAATCTTTATTCTTCTGTTAGGAAAGGAACAAGATTAAGTATATCACCAGTGGGGTTATCTGGTAATGGTTATAATGGTCATGTATTTTGGGATACTGAATTATGGATGTTTCCAACATTCTTAGTTTTTCAACCTGAATTAGCTAAAAACATACTTGACTATAGATTAGATCGTTTAGATCAAGCTAAAAAGAATGCATTAGCAAATGGATATGAGGGGGCAATGTTTCCTTGGGAATCTGCATTAACTGGAGAAGAAGATACACCAACATGGGCGTTATCGGGTCCTTTTGAACAACACATAACATCTTGTATTGGATTAGCTTTTTGGAAATATTATCAAGTTACCCAAGATAAAGAATGGTTAAAAGAATCTGGATACGAGTTGTTACAAAATGTAGCTGACTTTTGGGTAAGTAGAGTAGAGAAAGATAAAAATGGTGTTTGTCATATTAATAATGTGGTGTGTGCAGATGAATATGCTGAGAATGTGAATGATAATGCATTTACGAATGCATCTGCAATTAAGGTTTTGAGGTCAGCAATTAAAGCTGCGGTAATAATAGGGAAAACACCAAACCCTGAATGGGAAAAGGTTGCAAACAATATTCCTGTAATTGTAGAAAATGGGATAACAATGGAGTACGATGGTTATGATGGAAGAGTAATTAAACAAGCAGATGTGAATTTACTTTCATTCCCCTTACAGTACTATACAGATAAAAAGCAAATAAAGAGAAACCTTGAGTATTACGAACCAAAAATAGATTACCATGCGCCAGCAATGTCTCATTCTATTTTATCAGTAGTAGCCTCAAGAATTGGAGAAACAGAAAGAGCCTACGAGCTTTTTCAACAAGGATATGTAAATAATCAGAAACCACCTTTTAATGTATTTACAGAACAACCAGACAACAACTTAGCATTTTTTGTTACTGGAGCAGGTGGAATGATGCAAGCTGTTATGTTTGGATTTGGTGGTCTTGAAATCTCGGACACAGGTATTATACAACTAAAATCAACATTGCCAGCTAATTGGAAATCAATAACTTTTAAAGGTGTGGGTGTGGATAATAAGAGTTACAGTGTCACTAACAACTCTCAGTAA
- a CDS encoding glycoside hydrolase family 3 C-terminal domain-containing protein, which produces MMMKKRMFKAAIFSMLLMFGYLSQSVAQTTNTEQKIDEIIAQLTLEEKVAMCHAQSKFTSAGVPRLGIPEIWMSDGPHGVRAEINWDNWGYAGWTNDSITAFPALTCLAATFNEGLSKEYGVAVGEEARYRKKDILLGPGVNIYRTPLNGRNFEYMGEDPYLASQMVVPYIHGVQSNGVAACVKHFVANNQEKWRGHINVELSDRALHEIYLPAFKSAVDGGVWSMMSAYNQIRGQYCSHNEYLVNDILKGDWGFDGVYLTDWGAAHNTKQSALYGLDIEMGTGTNGLTYSEKNHYENYYLAGPFKEILNSGEVSEDVLDDKVRRILRLMYRTNMAENKPLGSINTTAHHDVARRVAQEGIVLLQNDDDFFPISDKKMKIAVIGENATRMMTIGGGSSELKVEYEVSPLQGIKERFKNAEIVYTMGYASGPSQYGQVIPSTLDADSLKNEAIKAVKGADVVLFFGGLNKSHHQDCEDGDRLTYDLPFGQPELIETLAATNPNIGVVLIGGNAVATPWSDKVKTVMQGWYLGTETGHAMADVISGDVTPSGKLPFTFPKKLEDNAAHHYGEMSYPGDNVNEEYKEGILVGYRWHDTKKITPAYAFGHGLSYTKFKLENIASDKKSYDINDTIEVTCSLDNIGDVEGAEVVQVYVGKHKSAVERATKELKAYQKVTLKASSSEKLNLSIPISSLKYYNENKSDWELEEGEYYIYVGNASDNISKKIKVSITSRVN; this is translated from the coding sequence ATGATGATGAAGAAGAGAATGTTTAAAGCAGCTATTTTTAGTATGCTACTTATGTTTGGTTACTTGTCTCAGAGTGTAGCTCAGACAACGAATACGGAACAAAAAATTGATGAAATAATTGCTCAACTTACATTAGAAGAAAAAGTTGCAATGTGTCATGCTCAATCTAAATTTACATCTGCGGGTGTTCCTAGATTAGGTATTCCTGAAATTTGGATGTCTGATGGACCTCATGGAGTAAGAGCAGAAATTAATTGGGACAATTGGGGATATGCTGGGTGGACTAACGACTCAATAACTGCATTTCCGGCATTAACTTGTTTAGCGGCAACTTTTAATGAAGGTTTATCTAAAGAGTACGGTGTTGCAGTTGGAGAAGAAGCGAGATATCGTAAAAAAGATATATTATTAGGACCTGGTGTAAACATCTATAGAACTCCTTTAAATGGTCGTAATTTCGAATATATGGGAGAAGATCCTTATTTAGCTTCTCAAATGGTGGTACCTTATATACATGGAGTACAATCTAATGGTGTTGCAGCTTGCGTAAAACATTTTGTAGCTAATAACCAAGAAAAATGGAGAGGACATATAAATGTAGAATTAAGTGATAGGGCTTTACATGAAATATATTTACCAGCATTTAAATCTGCAGTAGATGGTGGTGTTTGGTCTATGATGTCAGCTTACAATCAAATAAGAGGTCAATATTGTTCTCATAATGAGTATTTAGTTAACGATATTTTGAAGGGTGATTGGGGTTTTGATGGAGTTTATTTAACAGATTGGGGAGCAGCACATAATACAAAACAGTCTGCTTTATATGGTTTAGATATTGAAATGGGTACAGGTACAAATGGACTTACTTATTCAGAGAAAAATCATTACGAAAACTATTACTTAGCAGGTCCTTTTAAAGAAATTTTGAATTCGGGTGAAGTTTCAGAAGATGTTTTAGATGATAAAGTACGTCGTATTTTGAGATTGATGTACAGAACAAACATGGCTGAAAACAAACCATTAGGAAGTATTAACACTACTGCACATCATGATGTAGCAAGAAGAGTAGCTCAAGAAGGAATAGTTCTTTTACAAAATGATGATGATTTCTTTCCTATCAGTGATAAAAAAATGAAGATCGCTGTAATTGGTGAAAATGCTACAAGAATGATGACAATTGGTGGAGGTTCTTCAGAATTGAAAGTTGAATATGAAGTATCACCATTACAGGGTATTAAAGAACGTTTCAAAAATGCTGAAATAGTATACACTATGGGATACGCTTCAGGTCCTTCCCAATATGGCCAAGTAATCCCATCAACTTTAGATGCTGATTCATTAAAAAATGAAGCAATAAAAGCAGTAAAAGGAGCAGATGTAGTATTATTTTTCGGAGGATTAAATAAAAGTCACCATCAAGATTGTGAAGATGGAGATAGGTTAACGTATGATCTTCCTTTTGGTCAGCCAGAATTAATAGAAACTCTAGCAGCTACAAATCCTAATATTGGTGTAGTATTGATTGGCGGTAATGCTGTTGCTACACCTTGGTCTGATAAAGTGAAAACTGTAATGCAAGGGTGGTATTTAGGTACAGAAACTGGTCATGCAATGGCTGATGTTATTTCTGGAGATGTTACTCCTTCAGGAAAACTCCCTTTCACTTTCCCAAAGAAACTAGAGGATAATGCTGCTCATCATTATGGCGAAATGTCTTACCCAGGTGATAATGTGAACGAAGAGTATAAGGAAGGAATTTTAGTTGGGTACCGTTGGCATGATACAAAGAAAATAACACCTGCATATGCATTTGGTCATGGATTAAGTTACACTAAATTTAAATTAGAAAACATTGCATCTGATAAAAAATCTTATGATATAAACGATACTATTGAGGTTACATGTAGCTTGGATAATATTGGGGATGTTGAGGGGGCAGAAGTAGTGCAAGTTTATGTTGGAAAACATAAATCTGCTGTAGAAAGAGCAACTAAGGAATTAAAAGCATATCAAAAAGTGACTTTAAAAGCATCAAGCTCAGAAAAGTTAAATTTATCTATCCCTATTAGCTCTCTGAAATATTATAACGAAAATAAATCGGATTGGGAATTAGAGGAAGGAGAATATTATATTTATGTAGGTAATGCATCTGATAATATTTCTAAGAAAATTAAAGTATCTATTACTTCAAGAGTGAATTAA
- a CDS encoding two-component regulator propeller domain-containing protein — MIKQLLILLTLLLMSIGTYGQKKEMQFQHLREEDGLSHATVTSILEDNMGFMWFGTYKGLNRYDGYEMKTYAYSRGENTGLNDDMISSLIQDHNGFIWIGYLNNGLSIFDPKTETFQHFKGGDENELMVPSESVNKIYEDSDNNVWVVTSNGISVISPNRKRREKYYYSTTGFSQINGESVYDVIEDKWNRIWLATDNRKLCVFDKNSKKFSEVEYTNLPLGSKDDNDKKNLEIYNDTLLYISSNNGGLAEYNLLTGNYNTYLHGEKGKGPSSNNIKALQQVNNELWIATDGAGLDIFNVKSKTFENYTNTRLDPTSLSSGVVWSLYQDRQDNVWFGIYLEGVDKYDPRKNFFRDITNSPCNEETLPNKPVLSLYNDSQNRTWVGTDWGGLQLQEKDEKLFKHFSIDGKEVDLPSAYVVKSIAEDRFGNLLIGTYSEGLQVYDRKTKKRTEIKRGVTTTDLPSNHVWAIFTDSEGITWIGTLGGGIAKYDPVTKSIKKLKIGYNIGSQEHIYHIFEDAQNNLWFSTDGGIMIYNRRTDSWSPNLLNDLIEKDHNFNYVKGVYQDNLRHIWIATAAGLIKYLPERNEFKIYNQSDGIPELPLQAITADNFGNLLVISKKYVSQFSLASEKIVSFYVPNNSFNYNALIKKDNGEIIVGGTDGITVFNPQKLKENDTKPPVYITDFDIFNKPQIPSDSSSVIKESISTVREINLDYDQSVINFKYCAINYTETERNKYAYKLEGFDEQWNYVGDRRIATYTNLDPGRYTFKVKASNNHGVWNNEGATVTLFIDAPYWQTTWFRALLIALLLVIFYFAQKVRMQNVKRKYALNSIQAEREKVEIQNQNLEKELDTTKSELANITISHLHKNQSLQQIKQKLEEVSVGLANNDKRKIKRIVKDINKESEDHDYWDKFEHQFNKSHDNFLDRFKIEYPDLSKRELRICAYLRMDLDNQEIATLMNVSVRTLETSRYRIRKKIGLENRKSLTKMITRF, encoded by the coding sequence ATGATCAAGCAACTTTTAATATTACTAACACTCCTATTAATGTCTATTGGAACATATGGACAAAAAAAGGAGATGCAATTCCAACATTTGAGAGAGGAGGATGGATTATCTCATGCTACTGTAACCTCTATTTTAGAAGATAATATGGGATTCATGTGGTTTGGTACTTACAAAGGACTAAACAGATATGATGGGTATGAAATGAAAACTTATGCCTATAGTAGAGGGGAAAATACAGGTTTAAATGATGACATGATTTCTTCTTTGATTCAAGATCATAATGGGTTTATTTGGATAGGCTATTTAAATAATGGATTAAGTATTTTTGATCCTAAAACTGAAACTTTTCAGCATTTTAAAGGAGGAGATGAAAATGAATTAATGGTTCCGAGTGAATCAGTCAATAAAATATATGAAGATTCTGATAATAATGTTTGGGTGGTAACAAGTAACGGTATTTCAGTTATTTCACCGAATCGTAAAAGAAGGGAAAAATATTATTATTCTACAACAGGGTTTTCTCAAATTAATGGAGAGTCTGTTTATGATGTAATTGAAGATAAATGGAACAGAATATGGTTAGCAACTGATAACAGAAAATTATGTGTTTTTGATAAAAATTCGAAGAAATTTTCTGAGGTTGAATACACTAACCTCCCTTTAGGTAGTAAGGATGATAATGATAAGAAAAACCTTGAAATCTATAACGATACTCTTTTATATATTAGTAGTAATAATGGTGGTCTTGCAGAATACAATTTACTTACTGGGAATTATAATACATATCTACATGGTGAAAAGGGTAAAGGACCTTCTAGTAATAATATTAAAGCATTACAACAAGTTAACAATGAACTTTGGATTGCTACCGATGGTGCAGGCTTAGATATATTCAATGTAAAGTCAAAAACGTTTGAAAATTATACAAACACACGTTTGGACCCAACTTCTTTATCTTCAGGTGTTGTTTGGTCGTTGTATCAAGATAGGCAAGATAATGTCTGGTTTGGTATTTATTTAGAAGGCGTTGATAAATATGATCCTCGTAAAAATTTCTTTAGGGACATTACAAATTCTCCTTGTAATGAAGAAACCCTACCCAATAAACCAGTTTTATCATTATATAATGACTCACAAAATAGAACATGGGTAGGAACAGATTGGGGAGGACTTCAATTACAAGAAAAAGATGAAAAACTATTTAAACATTTTTCTATCGATGGTAAAGAAGTAGATTTACCAAGTGCTTATGTAGTAAAAAGTATTGCTGAGGATCGTTTCGGAAATTTATTAATTGGTACTTATAGTGAAGGTTTACAAGTTTATGACCGCAAAACTAAAAAGAGAACAGAAATAAAAAGGGGAGTTACTACAACGGATTTACCTAGTAACCATGTGTGGGCCATTTTTACAGATTCTGAAGGAATTACTTGGATTGGTACTTTAGGAGGTGGAATTGCTAAATATGATCCTGTAACTAAATCAATAAAAAAATTAAAAATAGGGTATAATATTGGAAGTCAGGAACACATCTATCATATTTTTGAAGATGCTCAAAATAACCTTTGGTTTAGTACTGATGGAGGTATTATGATTTATAATAGAAGAACAGATTCTTGGTCACCAAATCTACTAAATGATTTAATTGAGAAAGATCACAATTTTAACTACGTAAAAGGAGTCTATCAAGATAATCTTAGACATATATGGATAGCTACAGCAGCAGGTTTAATTAAATATTTGCCTGAAAGAAATGAGTTCAAAATATATAATCAATCAGATGGTATACCAGAATTACCATTGCAGGCTATTACTGCAGATAATTTTGGGAACTTACTAGTGATATCAAAAAAGTATGTATCTCAATTTTCTTTAGCATCTGAAAAAATTGTAAGCTTTTACGTACCTAATAATTCTTTTAATTATAATGCATTGATCAAAAAAGATAATGGTGAAATTATTGTTGGAGGAACAGATGGGATAACAGTTTTTAATCCTCAAAAGCTAAAGGAGAATGATACTAAACCACCCGTTTATATTACTGACTTTGATATTTTTAATAAACCTCAAATACCTTCAGATTCTAGTTCAGTAATAAAAGAGTCAATTTCTACAGTACGTGAGATAAATTTAGATTATGATCAGTCAGTTATCAATTTTAAATATTGTGCTATAAATTATACAGAAACGGAGCGAAATAAATATGCTTATAAATTAGAAGGATTTGATGAACAGTGGAATTATGTGGGAGACCGTAGGATTGCTACATATACTAATCTTGATCCGGGAAGATATACTTTTAAAGTAAAAGCATCTAATAACCATGGAGTTTGGAATAATGAAGGAGCAACCGTTACACTATTTATTGATGCACCATATTGGCAAACTACTTGGTTTAGGGCATTATTAATTGCGTTGCTTTTAGTGATATTCTATTTTGCACAGAAAGTAAGAATGCAAAATGTAAAGAGAAAATATGCATTAAATAGTATTCAAGCTGAAAGAGAAAAAGTAGAAATACAAAATCAAAACCTTGAAAAGGAATTAGATACTACTAAAAGTGAGTTAGCTAATATTACAATTAGCCATTTACATAAAAATCAAAGTTTGCAACAGATAAAACAAAAGCTAGAAGAAGTTTCTGTTGGTTTAGCAAATAATGATAAGCGTAAAATCAAAAGGATTGTAAAAGATATTAATAAGGAAAGTGAAGATCATGATTATTGGGATAAGTTTGAACATCAGTTTAATAAATCACATGATAACTTCTTAGATAGATTTAAAATAGAATATCCAGATTTAAGTAAAAGAGAACTCAGAATATGTGCTTATTTAAGAATGGATTTGGATAATCAAGAGATCGCAACACTAATGAATGTAAGTGTGAGAACCTTAGAAACATCAAGATATAGGATTAGAAAAAAGATTGGTTTAGAAAATCGGAAGTCATTAACCAAAATGATAACAAGATTTTAA
- a CDS encoding cellulase family glycosylhydrolase: protein MYKSITILFLSFLLSHGVMAQLTPYEAVEAIGRGINLGNTLDAPKAEGDWAPKAEEYYFDAYKEAGFQSVRIPITWDNRVSKTEPYEVDADFMNRVEEVVDWGLERNLVIIINVHHDDWLKEDYNKENIARFEAIWTQISERFHTKSDSLLFEPLNEPQGMTIAEAADANKRALAIIREKNPTRNVIISGNGWSAIKDLLTMPVPTGDNHLIGYFHTYDPWDFSSAEKSQTWGTKSDKEYISNEFKKAKDWSTQNRIPVIISEFGAVHKTDFNSRMRHYAHFVEESLSRGISFMAWDDGGWYEIYQRKAKKWHETKDILIYNTTETATNLELSIQNDSTVLVEWENRNDATSMLKIERKINEEFVVLDSVNSTVTSYLDETTVQGNKYQYRISQIVGEKLIISYPQKINVLNTVRDFYAGVPIAIPGTLEAENYDIGGEGFTFSDSEELNQGGAYRTDGVDIEEITGGYQVGYVEKGEWLEYSVDVKEAATYKITAFIAAMEGGGEMTIKSDLNSREEAEFSILSTNSWTEQTSITSNLKLEAGEQILRLTINAKPAFNIDKLTLEVTEEVQPPLALEDEITNLLVYPNPSSGKFNISKGDKMNTIFDLQVLNAIGNNIASFSLSANQTSIDLSKYPKGIYFIKYFYNQEVKYKKIVKE from the coding sequence ATGTACAAATCTATTACTATTTTATTTTTAAGTTTTCTATTGAGTCATGGGGTAATGGCTCAATTAACACCCTACGAAGCTGTAGAAGCAATTGGTAGAGGGATTAATTTAGGAAACACTTTAGATGCACCTAAAGCAGAAGGAGATTGGGCTCCAAAAGCAGAAGAATATTATTTTGATGCTTACAAAGAAGCAGGTTTTCAATCTGTAAGAATTCCAATTACTTGGGATAACCGAGTTTCAAAAACAGAACCTTATGAAGTAGATGCCGATTTTATGAATCGTGTTGAAGAAGTTGTAGACTGGGGTTTAGAGAGAAATCTTGTAATTATTATTAATGTTCATCATGATGACTGGTTAAAGGAAGATTATAATAAAGAGAATATTGCTCGATTTGAAGCAATATGGACTCAAATATCTGAGCGTTTTCATACAAAATCAGATAGTTTATTGTTTGAACCATTAAACGAACCACAAGGTATGACGATAGCAGAAGCTGCAGATGCAAATAAAAGAGCTTTAGCTATTATTCGTGAGAAAAACCCTACAAGAAATGTCATAATTTCAGGAAATGGATGGTCTGCGATTAAAGACTTACTAACTATGCCAGTTCCTACTGGAGATAATCACCTTATTGGATATTTTCATACTTATGACCCTTGGGATTTCTCATCAGCAGAGAAATCACAAACTTGGGGTACAAAAAGTGATAAAGAATATATATCAAATGAATTCAAAAAGGCAAAAGATTGGAGTACTCAGAATAGAATACCCGTTATTATAAGTGAATTCGGAGCTGTTCATAAAACAGATTTTAATTCAAGAATGAGACATTATGCTCATTTTGTAGAAGAATCTTTATCAAGAGGTATCTCATTCATGGCTTGGGATGATGGTGGTTGGTATGAGATATATCAACGAAAAGCAAAAAAATGGCATGAAACAAAAGATATTTTGATCTATAACACGACTGAGACTGCTACTAATTTAGAATTAAGCATTCAGAATGATTCTACAGTTTTGGTTGAATGGGAAAATAGAAATGATGCAACTTCAATGTTAAAGATTGAAAGAAAAATAAATGAGGAGTTTGTAGTTCTTGATTCTGTTAATTCAACAGTTACATCATATTTAGATGAAACTACTGTTCAAGGAAATAAATATCAATATAGAATCTCTCAAATAGTGGGCGAAAAATTAATTATTTCTTATCCACAAAAAATAAATGTTTTAAATACTGTAAGAGATTTTTATGCAGGGGTTCCAATTGCTATTCCAGGTACTTTGGAAGCAGAAAACTATGATATAGGTGGAGAAGGGTTTACTTTTTCTGATTCTGAAGAATTAAATCAAGGAGGTGCTTACAGAACTGATGGTGTTGATATAGAAGAAATTACTGGCGGATATCAAGTTGGTTATGTAGAGAAAGGAGAATGGTTAGAATACTCAGTTGATGTTAAAGAAGCAGCTACCTATAAAATAACGGCTTTCATTGCTGCAATGGAAGGTGGTGGAGAAATGACTATTAAAAGTGATTTAAATAGTAGAGAAGAGGCTGAGTTTTCAATTCTATCAACAAATAGTTGGACTGAGCAGACATCAATAACATCTAATTTAAAATTAGAAGCAGGAGAGCAAATTTTACGTCTAACAATTAATGCTAAACCAGCTTTTAATATTGATAAGTTAACTTTAGAAGTAACTGAAGAAGTGCAACCACCTTTAGCACTAGAAGATGAAATTACTAACCTATTAGTATATCCAAATCCATCTTCGGGTAAATTTAATATTTCAAAAGGTGATAAAATGAATACTATTTTTGATCTCCAAGTATTAAATGCAATAGGCAATAATATAGCCTCTTTTAGCTTGTCAGCAAATCAAACATCAATTGATTTATCTAAATATCCAAAAGGAATTTACTTCATAAAGTATTTTTATAATCAAGAAGTAAAATATAAGAAAATCGTTAAAGAATAA